The following coding sequences lie in one Vibrio sp. BS-M-Sm-2 genomic window:
- a CDS encoding VF530 family DNA-binding protein: protein MTQENNPLHGITLQKLLTELVEHYGWEELSYMVNINCFKKDPSIKSSLKFLRKTDWARTKVEQIYIDLKR, encoded by the coding sequence ATGACACAAGAAAACAACCCACTTCATGGTATCACTCTACAGAAGCTACTGACTGAATTGGTTGAACATTACGGTTGGGAAGAGTTGAGTTACATGGTCAACATCAACTGCTTTAAAAAAGACCCGAGTATTAAATCTAGCCTAAAGTTTTTGCGTAAAACCGACTGGGCTCGTACCAAAGTAGAGCAGATCTACATTGATTTAAAACGCTAG
- a CDS encoding LysR substrate-binding domain-containing protein, translated as MRERTPPFQGIYYFYTAAETGSFKLAAEKLFVTAAAVSQQIRQLEEWLGADLFIRQHRKIVLTHEGEVLYLQARKGFAHIQDGVRRINQDPNPTQLSISTVPSFAQHWLVPRIGDFRDRHPDLSMLIEPTNKLVTFEDSAVDVCVRYGHGNYPNIESRWLMDEVVYPVCHPIYQEKYGIYDISDLHKAELIEDRWPDMDWKLWLQVAGVKAGRTSLQFDGSHFVLEGALSVQGVALVKHSLVYRYLQEKKLVRIGNIALKPRYNYFLCAPAGYFRRDKIKRFEAWMQSQVRLFGSRGREELSIIDTDYKLKWSDNS; from the coding sequence GTGAGAGAGCGCACCCCACCTTTCCAAGGGATATACTATTTTTATACTGCGGCTGAAACAGGCAGTTTTAAGCTTGCAGCAGAAAAGCTATTTGTCACGGCTGCAGCAGTCAGCCAACAAATTCGCCAACTTGAAGAATGGTTAGGCGCAGACCTGTTTATTCGTCAGCACCGAAAAATAGTACTCACTCATGAAGGTGAAGTGCTTTACCTGCAAGCTAGGAAAGGCTTTGCTCATATTCAAGATGGAGTAAGACGAATAAACCAAGACCCCAACCCCACTCAATTGTCGATTTCGACCGTGCCCTCTTTTGCACAACATTGGTTAGTACCTAGAATTGGCGACTTCCGCGACCGTCATCCAGATTTATCGATGTTAATAGAACCGACCAACAAACTGGTTACCTTTGAAGACTCGGCTGTCGATGTCTGTGTTCGATATGGTCATGGTAACTACCCAAACATTGAATCACGTTGGTTGATGGACGAAGTGGTTTACCCTGTCTGCCATCCTATCTATCAAGAAAAATATGGAATCTATGACATCAGCGATCTGCATAAAGCAGAGTTAATTGAAGACCGATGGCCAGATATGGATTGGAAACTCTGGTTGCAAGTAGCAGGAGTTAAAGCTGGCCGCACATCATTACAATTTGATGGCTCACATTTTGTTTTAGAAGGTGCGCTATCCGTTCAAGGTGTCGCACTCGTTAAGCACAGCTTGGTATACCGCTATCTACAAGAAAAGAAATTGGTGCGAATCGGAAACATAGCGTTAAAGCCTAGGTACAATTACTTTTTATGCGCACCTGCTGGTTATTTTCGTCGCGATAAGATAAAACGTTTTGAAGCATGGATGCAAAGTCAGGTTCGGCTGTTTGGGAGTAGAGGGCGGGAAGAACTTTCTATTATCGATACTGACTACAAGCTGAAATGGTCTGATAATTCATAA
- a CDS encoding DUF1127 domain-containing protein, which yields MNTITATANTNHSFLSSLSIKKFYSKLGMYFQNRRTRKQLSELPEYLLRDVGITQEQVDKELKKSFWE from the coding sequence ATGAATACGATCACAGCAACCGCAAATACCAACCATTCATTTTTGTCATCATTATCAATTAAGAAATTCTATTCTAAATTAGGCATGTACTTTCAAAATCGTAGAACCAGAAAGCAGCTGTCTGAGCTACCAGAGTATTTGTTGAGAGATGTAGGGATTACACAGGAACAAGTTGATAAGGAACTGAAGAAATCGTTTTGGGAGTGA
- a CDS encoding AMP-binding protein → MIQPNEFSQENATALPTPNEMILKWAEERPNEVYLKQIINRQFVEFTYQEVADKALKLASALEGLGAQSGDRIALVSKNCAEWFICDLAMMLGDFVSVPIFPTAGADTIQYCIEHSESKIVIAGKLDDPAATQKVLDDNPDLISISLPYDTAAKCQHTFEQLIDTHEPSTKRPQHHDDKLMSLVYTSGTSGLPKGAMLTYGAFTWSVQRLIDHIGIQPGDRLFSYLPLAHITERVYIFGSSVMGGVVTAFPESLDTFIDDVKMHRPTLFISVPRLWTLFQQRIQDKLPQKKLNFLLKIPFINNIIKKKLADGLGLDQARVLGCGSAPVSPALLAWYESVGLHITEAWGMTESFAYSTINHPFRADKIGTVGNAGPGIELKIAEDEEILVRSKGMFSGYYKNDIATQESFNSDGWLHTGDIGDIDSEGYLTIRGRKKDTFKTAKGKFVAPVPIENKLFEYSRVEMMCLIGLGLPGPILLVVPHDFPNFDRARYEKTTKRVIEKMNEQLASHEKIKGVLMIKEPWSIENGVLTPTLKIKRHILEQKYHEVGHNWPKDKLVVWEE, encoded by the coding sequence ATGATTCAGCCTAACGAGTTTAGCCAAGAAAACGCAACAGCTCTCCCAACACCAAATGAAATGATCCTAAAATGGGCAGAAGAACGCCCAAATGAGGTCTATTTAAAACAAATTATTAACCGCCAATTTGTCGAATTTACTTATCAAGAAGTGGCCGATAAAGCACTGAAACTGGCGTCAGCATTAGAAGGACTCGGAGCCCAATCAGGCGATCGAATAGCTCTCGTCTCGAAAAACTGTGCAGAGTGGTTTATCTGCGATCTTGCCATGATGTTAGGAGATTTTGTCAGCGTTCCAATCTTTCCAACAGCTGGTGCAGATACCATCCAATACTGTATTGAGCACAGTGAAAGTAAAATAGTGATTGCAGGTAAGCTAGATGATCCTGCTGCTACCCAAAAGGTATTGGATGACAATCCCGACTTAATCAGCATCTCTCTACCATACGATACGGCAGCCAAATGCCAACACACGTTTGAACAGCTGATCGATACGCATGAACCATCCACCAAACGTCCTCAACATCACGACGACAAGCTAATGTCATTAGTGTATACATCAGGCACCTCTGGATTACCAAAAGGGGCAATGCTTACATACGGCGCCTTTACATGGTCAGTTCAAAGGCTGATCGACCATATTGGTATCCAACCCGGCGATCGCCTGTTTTCTTACCTACCGCTTGCTCATATTACAGAACGCGTTTACATCTTTGGTTCTTCAGTAATGGGTGGCGTGGTCACGGCTTTCCCTGAGTCTTTAGACACGTTTATTGATGATGTGAAAATGCATCGTCCTACTCTGTTCATTTCAGTTCCTCGTTTATGGACACTGTTCCAACAGCGAATCCAAGACAAATTGCCACAGAAGAAACTGAACTTCTTACTTAAGATTCCGTTTATCAACAACATCATTAAGAAGAAGCTTGCCGATGGCCTAGGCTTGGATCAAGCTCGTGTTCTTGGATGTGGCTCTGCGCCTGTATCACCAGCTCTACTTGCATGGTATGAAAGTGTTGGTCTGCACATTACCGAGGCATGGGGAATGACAGAGTCTTTCGCCTACAGCACGATTAATCACCCTTTTAGAGCTGACAAAATTGGTACTGTAGGTAACGCAGGCCCGGGGATCGAACTCAAAATTGCAGAGGACGAGGAGATTTTGGTTCGAAGCAAGGGCATGTTCTCTGGTTATTACAAAAATGACATTGCAACCCAAGAGTCTTTTAACTCTGATGGCTGGCTGCATACTGGTGATATTGGTGATATCGACAGCGAAGGCTACCTAACTATTCGTGGACGTAAAAAAGATACCTTTAAAACCGCGAAAGGTAAGTTTGTTGCTCCTGTACCTATCGAGAACAAACTCTTTGAATACAGCCGCGTAGAAATGATGTGTTTGATAGGTTTAGGCTTACCTGGTCCTATTTTGCTTGTCGTTCCACACGACTTCCCTAATTTTGATCGAGCCCGTTATGAGAAAACCACCAAGCGTGTTATCGAAAAAATGAACGAACAACTCGCCTCACATGAGAAAATCAAAGGTGTATTGATGATTAAGGAACCGTGGAGTATTGAGAATGGCGTGTTAACTCCTACTCTTAAGATCAAACGACATATCCTTGAGCAGAAGTACCACGAAGTCGGTCATAACTGGCCGAAAGATAAATTGGTAGTTTGGGAAGAGTAA
- a CDS encoding AraC family transcriptional regulator has translation MKVVTPLLSDKDSDFNAVIINKISHYFPIKNCKQDISVISNLDVRLVFFILNRPDKLQLLTMALSICENLNKRIVIICSDSLPNIIRNHKNIFFIIETNSNHLTSTFEELKSKTQHIFESHFDLDRNINNNNQLPAKLFTSEVVNFVMDNINKEIRETEIAEKCHCSTTYFSKKFHLHFGVSFRDFVCDKRILLAKKLIEADTESKIAVIAYQCGYKDVSYFSRIFKKRTGVTPASYRRACTDNRKR, from the coding sequence ATGAAAGTAGTCACACCTTTATTATCAGATAAAGACAGTGATTTTAATGCTGTTATTATCAATAAAATAAGCCACTACTTCCCCATTAAGAATTGTAAGCAAGATATATCTGTAATCAGTAACTTAGATGTAAGACTGGTATTTTTTATATTGAATAGACCTGACAAACTTCAACTACTTACAATGGCATTATCTATTTGTGAAAACTTGAACAAGAGAATTGTCATTATTTGTTCAGATTCGTTACCTAATATCATTCGAAATCATAAGAATATATTTTTCATTATCGAAACAAACAGTAATCATCTGACCAGTACATTCGAAGAGCTTAAGAGTAAAACACAGCATATCTTCGAATCCCACTTCGATCTCGACAGAAACATAAATAACAATAATCAACTACCTGCAAAGTTGTTTACTTCAGAAGTCGTTAACTTTGTCATGGACAATATCAACAAAGAAATTAGAGAAACAGAGATCGCTGAGAAGTGTCATTGTTCTACAACCTACTTTTCGAAAAAGTTTCATCTACACTTTGGGGTAAGCTTTAGAGACTTTGTTTGTGATAAACGCATTCTACTCGCCAAAAAATTGATTGAAGCGGATACCGAATCAAAAATTGCCGTAATTGCCTATCAATGTGGATACAAGGACGTGTCATATTTTTCGAGAATTTTTAAGAAAAGGACCGGAGTAACACCTGCAAGTTACAGACGTGCCTGCACAGATAACAGAAAACGCTAA
- a CDS encoding Flp family type IVb pilin, with product MDKFLNNCKEFMKDEEGLTVIEYVIGAALLVLGLTTVFSGLGATLAAKLNSIVNGL from the coding sequence ATGGATAAGTTTTTGAATAATTGTAAAGAATTCATGAAAGATGAAGAAGGGTTGACTGTAATCGAGTATGTAATCGGTGCAGCTTTATTGGTATTAGGTTTAACAACTGTATTTTCTGGTTTAGGGGCTACACTCGCAGCGAAACTGAACAGTATTGTTAATGGTCTATGA
- a CDS encoding prepilin peptidase, translated as MINEPSVFWALLIAVSVYDVEKHRIPNKILILFLFVYFLSMFNRNYTFDVFLMSLVGFVVFFCFGLLLYFLRAMSAGDVKLLGIVGMYLGWGQLLDASYFILLSAGVIGTFYLLYNFSNSNSLSIKGYFENKLIVLGGVAPVSNESTSLHARYSNKVTMPFAPSVVMGLAMYSYFT; from the coding sequence ATGATTAATGAGCCTTCAGTTTTTTGGGCATTGCTAATTGCAGTTTCGGTATACGATGTTGAGAAACATCGTATACCAAACAAAATATTGATACTGTTTTTGTTTGTGTACTTTTTATCAATGTTTAACCGCAATTACACCTTTGATGTTTTTTTAATGTCCTTAGTTGGATTCGTGGTGTTTTTTTGTTTTGGATTACTCTTATATTTTTTAAGAGCTATGTCTGCAGGAGATGTGAAGCTATTAGGTATTGTAGGGATGTATCTTGGGTGGGGACAATTACTTGATGCATCGTACTTTATCTTACTTTCTGCTGGAGTGATCGGGACTTTCTACTTGCTATATAATTTTTCCAACTCGAACAGTCTTAGTATCAAAGGCTATTTTGAAAATAAGCTAATTGTGCTTGGTGGAGTAGCACCAGTATCAAATGAAAGTACTAGTTTGCACGCTAGGTATTCAAATAAGGTGACGATGCCTTTTGCACCCTCTGTTGTTATGGGATTAGCGATGTATAGCTACTTTACTTAA